From a region of the Sander lucioperca isolate FBNREF2018 chromosome 8, SLUC_FBN_1.2, whole genome shotgun sequence genome:
- the fkbp7 gene encoding peptidyl-prolyl cis-trans isomerase FKBP7, with protein MHSSMMWRFVSCTLWLFVSSQLSFWCVWATAAELDGDVRIEVLFKPEQCTPKSKRGDLMNVHYDGFLAKDGSQFYCSRSDKAGHPQWFVLGVGQVIKGLDIGMEDMCPGEKRKITVPPGLAFGEKGKDPVPPNATVVFEVEVYSVSRGPRSMEAFGQMDLDRDRSLTKAEVKEYLKLEYEKGGKARDDPFYEKIMADIFRKSDHDRDGLISAKEYNIYEHDEL; from the exons ATGCACAGCAGCATGATGTGGAGGTTTGTGAGCTGCACACTGTGGCTCTTTGTCTCTTCACAGCTCAGTTTCTGGTGTGTTTGGGCGACAGCAGCTGAGCTGGACGGCGACGTCAGGATTGAAGTTTTGTTCAAGCCCGAGCAGTGCACTCCAAAGAGTAAAAGAGGAGATCTGATGAACGTCCATTACGATGGGTTCCTCGCCAAAGATGGTTCTCAGTTCTACTGCAG TCGATCAGACAAAGCTGGGCACCCTCAGTGGTTTGTGCTGGGCGTCGGACAAGTCATTAAGGGCCTTGATATTGGGATGGAAGATATGTGTCCTGGAGAGAAGCGAAAAATAACTGTTCCCCCTGGCCTGGCCTTTGgagaaaaaggcaaag ATCCAGTGCCACCCAATGCTACGGTGGTGTTTGAGGTGGAGGTCTACTCTGTGTCCAGGGGACCGCGCAGCATGGAGGCTTTCGGACAGATGGACCTTGATAGAGACAGAAGTCTCACAAAGGCTGAG GTGAAAGAATACTTGAAACTGGAGTATGAAAAGGGCGGGAAGGCACGCGACGACCCTTTCTACGAGAAGATTATGGCTGATATATTCCGCAAGAGTGACCACGACAGAGACGGGCTGATCAGTGCCAAGGAGTATAATATTTATGAACACGATGAGCTCTAG
- the osgepl1 gene encoding probable tRNA N6-adenosine threonylcarbamoyltransferase, mitochondrial produces the protein MAMFPTKAKILHRLLQFRHTFWSSPSLGRAPCSRLVLGIETSCDDTGAAVLDETGEILGESLHSQKEVHLRTGGIIPTVARQLHSENIERVVQEALERSDTDPSRLSAVATTVKPGLGLSLGIGLEFSQRFVRQHNLPFIPIHHMEAHALTVRMLQPVAFPFLVLLVSGGHSLLAVARGVDDFLLLGHTLDEAPGDTLDKVARRLSLIKHPQCTTLSGGQAIELLAKDGDRMRFPFRTPMGQTYDCCFSFAGLRNQVNMLIMKKEAEEGIEQGTLLSCVNDIAAATQHTVASHLAKRTHRAILFCKSIGLLPSSSPTLVLSGGVASNQYIRKALTLITDTTGLRLLCPPAKFCTDNGVMIAWNGVERLREGKGILPPNVDVSYEPKARLGVDMTAEVKAAAIRLPSVRMKIPN, from the exons ATGGCCATGTTCCCTACAAAAGCAAAAATTCTGCACAGGCTGCTACAGTTTAGACATACATTTTGGTCCTCTCCTTCACTTGGAAGAGCACCTTGCTCCAGACTGGTTCTGGGCATTGAGACAAGCTGTGATGACACTGGAGCTGCTGTGCTGGACGAGACAGGTGAAATACTGGGAGAGTCTCTACATTCACAGAAAGAAGTTCACCTGAG GACTGGTGGCATCATCCCCACAGTGGCACGACAGCTCCACAGCGAAAACATAGAGCGTGTGGTCCAGGAGGCTTTGGAGAGGAGCGACACGGACCCGAGCCGGCTCTCAGCTGTGGCCACCACTGTGAAGCCCGGCTTGGGCCTGAGCTTGGGCATCGGTCTTGAGTTCAGTCAGAGGTTTGTGAGGCAGCACAACTTGCCCTTCATCCCCATTCACCACATGGAAGCCCACGCCCTGACCGTCAGGATGCTTCAACCTGTCGCCTTCCCCTTCCTGGTCCTGCTCGTTTCTGGTGGTCACTCACTTCTTGCTGTGGCTCGAGGAGTCGACGACTTTCTGCTTTTGGGTCACACTTTGGATGAAGCTCCAGGGGATACACTGGATAAA GTGGCAAGACGTTTGTCCCTCATAAAACACCCACAGTGTACCACGCTAAGTGGAGGACAAGCTATAGAGCTTCTAGCGAAGGATGGCGACAGGATGAGGTTCCCTTTCAGGACACCTATGGGACAAACATATGACTGCTGCTTTTCTTTCGCTGGGCTACGGAATCAAGTTAACATGTTGATAATGAAAAAAGAAGCAGAGGAAG GTATCGAACAGGGGACACTGTTATCATGCGTGAATGACATTGCAGCTGCCACACAGCACACAGTGGCCTCTCATCTTGCAAAGCGCACACATCGAGCCATCTTGTTCTGCAAGTCCATCGGCCTGCTGCCATCGAGCAGTCCCACCTTG GTGCTGTCTGGAGGAGTCGCAAGCAATCAGTATATCCGCAAGGCTTTAACTCTCATCACTGACACGACGGGACTACGCCTGCTCTGTCCCCCAGCCAAATTCTGCACTGACAATGGAGTGATGATTGCATG gaACGGTGTTGAACGCCTGAGAGAAGGGAAAGGGATACTGCCTCCAAATGTGGATGTCAGCTATGAGCCAAA GGCCCGGCTGGGTGTTGACATGACAGCAGAGGTGAAGGCAGCAGCGATCAGGTTGCCCTCAGTCCGGATGAAGATCCCCAACTGA
- the alkbh6 gene encoding alpha-ketoglutarate-dependent dioxygenase alkB homolog 6 has translation MEHPACILEELKQFVLKDAPPTVYYIPDFISEDEESYLQQQVYKSPKTKWTQLSGRRLQNWGGLPHPKGMLAEKIPDWLQTYCEKISSLGAFSGKTANHVLVNEYKQGEGIMPHEDGPLYHPTVTTISLGSHTFLDFYTPISSQEADAPQTEESRFLFSLLVRPRSLLILQDEMYQRLLHGIRPRAQDTLTDKVVNRSAAGAVPGETLTRGTRVSLTIRHVPKVMKTKLVLGRK, from the coding sequence ATGGAACACCCAGCTTGTATTTTGGAGGAATTGAAGCAGTTTGTCTTAAAGGATGCCCCACCAACAGTGTATTACATCCCAGATTTCATATCGGAAGATGAGGAGTCCTACCTTCAACAGCAGGTGTATAAATCTCCCAAAACTAAATGGACTCAGCTGTCAGGCAGACGGCTTCAGAACTGGGGAGGGTTACCACATCCCAAAGGCATGCTGGCAGAAAAGATTCCCGACTGGCTCCAGACGTACTGTGAGAAGATTTCCTCTCTAGGTGCATTCAGTGGAAAAACAGCCAACCATGTGTTGGTGAATGAGTATAAACAAGGGGAAGGGATTATGCCTCATGAAGACGGCCCTCTGTACCACCCAACTGTCACCACCATCAGTCTGGGCTCTCACACCTTCCTTGACTTCTACACACCCATCAGCAGCCAGGAGGCCGATGCACCGCAGACTGAGGAGAGCCGCTTCCTCTTCTCCCTGCTGGTGAGGCCGCGCAGTCTTCTCATCCTGCAGGATGAAATGTACCAGCGTCTCCTCCATGGCATCCGGCCCCGCGCCCAGGACACGCTGACAGACAAGGTGGTGAACCGGTCTGCTGCCGGGGCTGTGCCAGGAGAGACACTGACCCGAGGAACCAGGGTGTCACTGACCATACGACATGTGCCCAAAGTGATGAAGACAAAGCTTGTACTGGGGAGGAAATGA